From the Anguilla anguilla isolate fAngAng1 chromosome 6, fAngAng1.pri, whole genome shotgun sequence genome, one window contains:
- the LOC118229378 gene encoding regulator of G-protein signaling 2-like: MDIARVHHDNTLTILEKQRIKHKTWRSILQHRLKSSSLAQESASKKRFCRLSIEEIKQWELSLERLLSHTYGQAAFKIFLQSEFCEENIEFWLACEEFRKIKSPAKLASKASRIYEEFIRSESPKEINLDYHTKDSITQNLQQPTYSCFAGAQNKIYCLMENSSYPRFIQSEFYKDLCKVAARKGTYLKA; encoded by the exons atggaCATAGCACGTGTACATCATGATAACACATTGACGATTCTTGAGAAACAGAGGATCAA ACACAAAACCTGGAGGTCCATTTTACAGCACCGTTTGAAAAGCTCCTCCTTGGCACAGGAATCAGCCTCAAAGAAAAGGTTTTGCAG ACTGTCTATCGAAGAAATAAAGCAATGGGAACTCTCCCTTGAAAGACTGCTGTCCCACACCT ATGGGCAAGCAGCATTCAAAATCTTCCTGCAATCAGAGTTCTGTGAGGAGAACATAGAGTTTTGGCTGGCGTGCGAGGAGTTCAGAAAGATCAAATCTCCAGCTAAGCTCGCCTCCAAAGCCAGCAGGATTTATGAGGAGTTCATCAGGAGCGAGTCCCCCAAGGAG ATCAACCTGGATTATCACACAAAAGACTCCATTACCCAGAATCTCCAACAGCCAACTTATTCCTGCTTTGCTGGAGCCCAAAATAAGATATACTGCCTCATGGAGAACTCCTCTTACCCTCGATTCATTCAATCAGAGTTCTACAAGGACCTTTGCAAAGTGGCAGCGAGAAAAGGAACATATCTGAAAGCTTGA